One Coregonus clupeaformis isolate EN_2021a unplaced genomic scaffold, ASM2061545v1 scaf1746, whole genome shotgun sequence genomic region harbors:
- the LOC121560054 gene encoding epidermal growth factor receptor kinase substrate 8-like codes for MTNTSQYHVEHLTTFVLDRKEAMITIEDGIRKLRLLDAKGKVWTQDMLLQVEEKTVSLIDPETKNELENFPMGTIMHCQAVMSSCSYDSILALVCKEPGQGKPDLHLFQCDNIKANLIQADIESAMIDHKGGKVKKRPETLR; via the exons ATGACCAACACTTCACAGTACCATGTGGAG caCCTGACCACGTTTGTTCTGGACAGGAAGGAAGCCATGATCACCATTGAGGATGGAATCAGGAAGCTCCGCCTGCTGGATGCCAAGGGAAAG GTATGGACCCAGGACATGCTGCTACAAGTGGAGGAGAAGACAGTCAGCCTCATCGACCCAGAGACCAAG AATGAGTTGGAGAACTTCCCCATGGGGACCATCATGCACTGCCAGGCAGTGATGTCATCCTGCAGCTACGACTCCATCTTGGCTCTGGTGTGTAAGGAGCCGGGCCAGGGCAAACCAGACCTGCACCTGTTCCAGTGTGACAACATCAAG gcCAACCTGATCCAGGCTGATATAGAGAGTGCCATGATCGATCACAAGGGAGGCAAGGTGAAGAAGAGACCAGAAACACTACG